ctagaaagttctggtacattccagaatttttccaatttttctagaaagttctggaacattccagaattttctcgatttttctagaaagttcttgaacattccagaaatttcccgatttttctagaaagttctggaacattccagacttttcccaatttttctagaaagttctggaacattccagacttttcccaatttttctagaaagttctggaacattccagaaatttctcgatttttctagaaagttctggaacattccagacttttcccaatttttctagaaagttctggaacattccagaattttctcgatttttctagaaagttcttgaacattccagaaatttcccgatttttctagaaagttctggaacattccagactttttccaatttttctagaaagttctggaacattccagaattttctcgatttttctagaaagttctggaacattcgagaattttttcgaaatttccagaagattctagatttccagaattttagaattttcagaaaatttcaatttcccgcaaaaatatttttcacagaaaatttaaatttcccgccaaaatatttttcacagaaaatttaaatttcccgccaaaatatttttcacagaaaatttaaatttccctccaaaatatttttctcagaaaatttaaatttcccgccgaaatatttttcacagaaaatttaaatttcccgccaaaatatttttctcagaaaatttaaatttcccgccaaaattttgggtcttaccacggtgggtctcaccacgacgggtctcaccacgttgggtctcaccacgatgggtctcaccacgatgggtcttttcacgatgggtctcaccacggtgggtctcgccacgatgggtctcgccacgatgggtctcgccacgaagatctcgcagcaacatttttttaattttccagaaggttctagaacaatccagaattttttcgaattttccagaaggttctggaacattccagaattttctagaattttccagaaccttatttcccgccaaaatatttttcacagaaaatttaaatttcccgccaaaatatttttcacagaaaatttaaatttcccttcaaaatatttttctcagaaaatttaaatttcccgccaaaatatttttcacagaaaatttaaatttcccgccaaaattttgggtcttaccacggtgggtctcaccacgacgggtctcaccacgatgggtctcgccacgatgggtctcgccacgatgggtctcgccacgatgggtctcaccacgatgggtctcaccacgatgggtcttttcacgatgggtctcaccacggtgggtctcgccacgatgggtctcgccacgatgggtctcgccacgaagatctcgcagcaacatttttttaattttccagaaggttctagaacaatccagaattttttcgaattttccagaaggttctggaacattccagaattttctagaattttccagaaccttctggataatttcagaattttcccgaagtttccaatttcccttccaaagacgggaagtcaatttttcataaactaccgtaatcctaccgtactcctacagtactcctacagtactactacagtaccccgaccatattcCACTACTAACcgcaaacctatatctcttcaaaagacaaaaacacaatttttcataaactacagtaatcctaccgtactcctacagtactcctacagtactactgcagtaccccgaccatatcccactactaacccccaaacctatatctcttcaaaagacaaaagctcaatttttcctaaactacagtaatcctacagtactcctacagtacctctacagtactactacagtaccccgaccatatcccaccactaaccccaaacctatatctcttcaaaagacaaaaactcaatttttcctaaactacagtaatcctacagtactcctaaagtacctctacagtactactacagtaccccgaccatatcccaccactaaccccaaacctatatctcttcaaaagacaaaaactcaatttttcctaaactacagtaatcctacagtactcctacagtacctctacagtactactacagtaccccgcccatatccccctactaaccccaaactaatatccctccaacagccgataacgccttgcctttgtaagctatgacgtcacttgttaacaaacggacactatttttttatatataggtaatgattatttatttttctaccctgaaattttatatttcccTTCTCGGGTActtaattttccgaaattccaGTAAATCTTTTAGGCTCCAACCCCTACTACAGCTCTCCGAAACCCGGAAAGGGGCGGGgcttaactaatttttttccagaacaatAAATTACTGGCCTGCTTATCATGTGGTTAAAAATGTCCCAAGCCCCTTTTTTTGGGGTCTCACAGCGAAGAGAGTAAGTGCGCTTCatagacatggtgcatcatgACAAACACCGTCACGCCAAATTGCAGACAACATAATTTTgggatttaaattttaggatttttagaaatttttagaaacttgcaccaaaaaataaagtatgGTTTGCCATATATCACAGATTTTTCGAGCTAattaattcaataaattttctataatgacgtcatctttttttaaaaaaacctcttCCACCGTGACCCACTGAACCCTGTAACATCTGTTATGGGGTCCAGCCGATGCATATAAAGATGTCTAATTCTCTCTCAACACGCCTCGTCGAACCGCGACGCGTCACATCAGCGTTTCCCGcgcgtttgaaattttacgcGTCCACCCGTCTTTTTGTTTGGTTGCTCCTGACAACGGATGAATCTCAAAATAAATTGAGTTTCtgatgtttttatttgaagtaaccaatttttacttcaaaattagattttcaaccaatttctGAATTTAGTCCAATTTTCGCTTGTATTTCACTGACTATCCcctaaaattaataaattttcagttgccTTAATGGATTTCCATATTTGTTTAGTCCTAGCCCCTAACTTTCGTCGTAATTTATCAGTAATATAGGTCAATTCACTCCGAGCTTCAGATTTTGGACAAAATTGTGAAGCTTCAGCCCTTTTTGTCCTAGAAAGTTCGAACCTTGTCGGTTTTAAGACCCTTTTTCGAGAAactagtttaaaaattactggaaATTCCCAAATAGTCGATTCTCTAGCTTGGCACAACATTTTCTTGTCAGACCCCCCATTAAAATCGATTTCTAGTCTCAGCTAATCTCCTTCGCTCACCATGCTCAAAATTGACCTAACTTCCCGAATTTATCCCTAATGAGAGACAATATCGACTCAGTCACCGCAACATCTGTTATTGACCCCACACCTGCGTTACTCCTTCCTTTGTCTCTTATATGTTCTCCAATTCctaataattttagttttaggaATAAAAAATCAACCATGGCCAGAAAATCCAAAGGAAGCCGCTCATCCACTCGAGCTgtgtcagtttttttaaatttgaaatttctcctGTAacctccaattttcagaaagcaaACCGATCATTTCCAAGTTGATGTGAAACTCCAAAGTCGTCCCGATCATGTCAGAGCTCCAAGGGCGAACAATGAGAATGTCAACTATACCCCAGTGAAAGAGGCAAAGATTCAGAAGATTTTGGACCATCAGCTGTATAATACTCACTATGTCGAGTATCAGGTGGAAATGAGCGATGGAACGGAAGAAATGTTGActgaatttgattttgatgtaagttgttttttttttaatacggtggtaattaacatttttcttgaaatttcagaacaaaaagaCTCAAAAGATGCTCGCAGAGTACAAGTTCAAGGTTACAGAGCTGGAGGATGATGGAAGTAAAGGTAAGAAGCTTGGAAAAgtagttgaaaactttgaatacaaaaaaatttacagaatacGTTGTGGAGAAGATCGTCGCCCATCGTTACCCAAACGATAGGCTGAATCAGCCTTTGTACCTCGTCATGTGGCGCGGGTTCCCCGATCCGGTATCTAACACGGAAATGTGGGGAGAAGAGCTTGAGGTTAGTGATCACAGAGTCTAGTTATCATCGTTTATCTTAATACTTTCAGAACTGTCAAGAGCTTCTCGATGCCTATAATGAAGAGCATGATATTGATCTTTCAAAGACAGTAATGAACAAGCCTCCGAAGAAATCAAAGCACCAAGATACTTCTGACGATTCTGAGGAgtctgaagatgaggaagaAAAGTCACCCAGGAAAAGATCCTCCAAGAAACGTCGAGCTGCTTCTGTTTCTGATTCCGATTCTGACTCCGACTCCGATTTTGACAagaagaagtggaaaaaaaataaggcCAAGCGATCCAAGCGTGATGACTCTTCTGATGATGACTCCGAAatggagagacgcagaaagAAGTCGAAGAAGTCGAAGAAATCTAAGAAGTTCAAGAAATCTGAGAAGAGAAAGCGTGCAGTGAACGATTCTTCAtctgatgatgaagatgaggaGGAGAAGCCTGAGAAACGCTccaaaaagagcaagaaagCTGTCATAGATTCATCTTCGGAGgatgaagaagaggaaaagtCCTCCAAAAAGCGTTccaaaaagagcaagaaagAGTCCGATGAAGAACAACAAGCTTCTGACAGTGAGGAGGAAGTAGTCGAGGTGAAGAAAAATAGCAAGTCGCCAAAGAAGACTCCTAAGAAGACCGCTGTCAAGGAGGAATCCGAAGAATCTTCTGGCGACGAGGAAGAGGAGGttgtgaagaagaagaagtccTCCAAGATAAACAAGCGAAAAGCAAAGGAGTCCTCGTCTGACGAGGAGGAAGAGGTTGAAGAATCgccgaaaaagaaaacaaagtcCCCAAGGAagtcttccaaaaaatcggcTGCTAAGGAAGAATCGGAAGAAGAGTCCTCTGACAAtgaagaggaggaggaggttGATTATTCCCCGAAAAAGAAGGTCAAGTCTCCAAAAAAGTCCTCCAAGAAGCCAGCCGCGAAGGTGGAATCGGAAGAACCTTCTGACaatgaggaggaggaggaggaggttGAAGAATCTCCCATAAAGAAGGACAAGACTCCGAGGAAGTATTCCAGGAAATCAGCCGCGAAGGTGGAATCGACAGAGTCCTCTGGCAAtgaagaggaggaggaggttGAGGAATCCCCGAAGAAGAAGGGTAAGACTCCGAGAAAGTCTTCCAAGAAATCAGCCGCCGTGGAGGAATCGGATAATGAGGAAGAAGACGTTGAGGAATCTCCGAAGAAGAGAACGTCTCCAAGAAAGTCTTCCAAGAAGCGGGCCGCCAAGGAAGAATCAGAAGAATCTTCGGATAATGAAGTAGAGGAGGTTGAGGACTCCCCAAAAAAGAACGACAAGACTCTGAGAAAGTCTCCCAGAAAGCCAGCCGCGAAGGTGGAATCGGAAGAGTCCTTTGGCAATGAAGAGGAGGAAGAGGTTGAGGAATCCCCGAAGAAGAAGGGTAAGACTCCGAGAAAGTCTTCCAAGAAATCAGCTGCTAAGGAAGAATCGGAAGAGTCCTCTGACGATGAAGAAGAGGAGCAAGCCGAGGAGACCAACGGATCCCACACCGAGAGTCCAACAAAGAGCAAGACCGATGAGTCCGATAACTCTACGTCCTCCGATGAAGACGACGAATAGAGTGGCACACTGACATGATCTTCAATTTGTTCTTTCgcatctcaattttttccataccTGTCCTGTTTCTCTTATTCCATTTGAACTTTAAACTATCGATAATTCTCcataaactgaatttttttgtttacaccgaataaaaatttttactctACATATAAAGTTGAACGGAAAAATCTAAAGTTGAAGCAgaaatctcagaaaaaaagtaaaatggcAACAAATATCATGGAtcctattttaattttggaaatatcacAAATTTCGCGGACCTCGGAGCTATTGATTCAGGATTGTAGAAAAAGTTTATTACACCATAACCACTTACAAACTCTTGTAAGTTTATCGAAGTGGAAAAATTGTGAgctttttgaacaaaaattagttaagATTAACTCCAAGATactactgtagtggtactacCGTAGAGATATTCCGGCGATTTCTTACATTTGGCATAAAAGGTATGTAGCTTGGTTTAGATTCTGAACTTCAGAAGTCAGTGAGATCAAACTTGGGCCGAA
The nucleotide sequence above comes from Caenorhabditis elegans chromosome III. Encoded proteins:
- the cec-8 gene encoding Chromo domain-containing protein (Confirmed by transcript evidence), which translates into the protein MARKSKGSRSSTRAVKQTDHFQVDVKLQSRPDHVRAPRANNENVNYTPVKEAKIQKILDHQLYNTHYVEYQVEMSDGTEEMLTEFDFDNKKTQKMLAEYKFKVTELEDDGSKEYVVEKIVAHRYPNDRLNQPLYLVMWRGFPDPVSNTEMWGEELENCQELLDAYNEEHDIDLSKTVMNKPPKKSKHQDTSDDSEESEDEEEKSPRKRSSKKRRAASVSDSDSDSDSDFDKKKWKKNKAKRSKRDDSSDDDSEMERRRKKSKKSKKSKKFKKSEKRKRAVNDSSSDDEDEEEKPEKRSKKSKKAVIDSSSEDEEEEKSSKKRSKKSKKESDEEQQASDSEEEVVEVKKNSKSPKKTPKKTAVKEESEESSGDEEEEVVKKKKSSKINKRKAKESSSDEEEEVEESPKKKTKSPRKSSKKSAAKEESEEESSDNEEEEEVDYSPKKKVKSPKKSSKKPAAKVESEEPSDNEEEEEEVEESPIKKDKTPRKYSRKSAAKVESTESSGNEEEEEVEESPKKKGKTPRKSSKKSAAVEESDNEEEDVEESPKKRTSPRKSSKKRAAKEESEESSDNEVEEVEDSPKKNDKTLRKSPRKPAAKVESEESFGNEEEEEVEESPKKKGKTPRKSSKKSAAKEESEESSDDEEEEQAEETNGSHTESPTKSKTDESDNSTSSDEDDE